The stretch of DNA TTTGGCATGATTTACAAAGTTCCCTAGAAACTGGCCCTGATTCCTTCTCTAgtctaatttttttccaaaggtTTTTCCAGGACAAAGACATATATTGCTTCACTCATTTTATAGAACAGAAGATGTTTGCAAACACTAACATCATCATAGTAATGATGATAATAACTTTCATTTACACATCACTTTAgcatttacaaaatgttttctcatGCACTATCTCAattatattgttattattgtgCTTGCGACATCCACATATCAGGGGTGAATGATGATTTCCATTCCAGAGTATATTTTCAGGGACTAATCTAAGTGTAAATACCAGCCTCACTATATTTCTCCTCCTAAACCCTAGACATCTTTGCAGCCTGGATGGCTCAACGGCTGAAGACACACTTGTTAACAGAAACCTGGCAGCGAAAAAGACAAGAGCTTCCCTCAAACTGCTCCCTTCCTTACCATGTCTACAATATCAAAGCAATTAAGTTATCACGACACTCTTATTTCAGTTCTTATCAGGATCATGCCAAGTGGTGTACTTCCCAAAAGGGCACCAAAAATCGCTGGACATGTATTGGAGACCTAAATCGGAGTCCACACCAAGCCTTCAGAAGTGGAGGATTCATTTGTACCCAGAATTGGCATATTTACCAAGCATTTCAAGGATTAGTATTATATTATAAAAGCTGTAACCAAACTTGGTGAAAGGACATGTGTTCTATCATTGAAAACCTTGATAATGGGTCTTCGCCCATTACgccttctttatattttaaaagcctgTGAATATACTCATAACCTGcatatcacaaaataaaatacttttctctCATGTTTACCATTTAATCTTCTATTTAATGGTAATTTATTTACTTTGCACTGTATATCATAAACTATTATACACAACTGAgaacagaggaaataaaaagaaaaatatttttccacattAGTCAACTCCAATTGTTTATGGATTGACTGGCCACCTAGTAGACTAAATTTCATCTCCTTCACAAAGACTTCCCTGACTCTCTTCCCCACccttttttgaagaaaaacaaataactctcTCTGCATATTCTTCCATACTATTTGATCATATTGCTCCTAAAGTTTTCTCACTGGTTTATGGTTGAGGCTTATTTGTCATTCCTTCAACTGCTACTTATTAATTGGATGATCTTGAGCCATTCACTTGGATTC from Rhinopithecus roxellana isolate Shanxi Qingling chromosome 12, ASM756505v1, whole genome shotgun sequence encodes:
- the DNASE2B gene encoding deoxyribonuclease-2-beta isoform X2, whose product is MPQLCNRASSSEIPGRLLTTLQSAQGQKFLHFAKSDSFLDDIFAAWMAQRLKTHLLTETWQRKRQELPSNCSLPYHVYNIKAIKLSRHSYFSSYQDHAKWCTSQKGTKNRWTCIGDLNRSPHQAFRSGGFICTQNWHIYQAFQGLVLYYKSCNQTW